One stretch of Brachyhypopomus gauderio isolate BG-103 chromosome 10, BGAUD_0.2, whole genome shotgun sequence DNA includes these proteins:
- the rabgef1 gene encoding rab5 GDP/GTP exchange factor isoform X1 — MMSQRSERRGIHVDQSELLCKKGCGYYGNAAWQGLCSKCWREEYQRARQRQIQEDWALAEKLQREEEAAAYASSHGNQAPPRSQTSQTPPSLAPFSKFEEKKTNEKTRKVTTVKKFFSPSSRTASKKVFSERARVDKAQGRRGSHGEALLRDLRGIFTQPWEMGSPAEESHEAKSHSPSIPRQLSVDSDRVSREFVEFLKNLQKPGREIHKQSRLFIEGMATKKDLGADELSECVQDFYQNMSDRLLSHFKGSSEKVERVMDQVEKYIMTRLYKSVFCPETTDDEKKDLATQHRIRALHWVTIQMLCVPVDEEIPEVADSVVKAITDVIEMDSRRVPRDKLACITSCSKHIFNAIRVTKGEPASADDFLPALIFIVLKANPPRLYSNIQYITRFCTPSRLMAGEDGYYFTNLCCAVAFIEKLDAHSLNLTPEDFERYMSGQVSPRGQGEACPWPHSGPALSQLHRNLELLSSLETRQQQVLDGAHSLQAELCSWQESVGREVQEILEKYPLEIKPRTSAIDADNVESDLLPPPLQPQVFAG; from the exons ATGATGAGTCAGCGTTCTGAACGCCGAGGGATCCATGTGGACCAGTCGGAGCTGCTGTGTAAGAAAGGCTGTGGCTACTATGGCAATGCAGCCTGGCAGGGCTTGTGCTCGAAGTGCTGGCGGGAAGAATACCAGCGAGCGCGCCAGAGACAGATCCAGGAGGACTGGGCCCTGGCAGAGAA GCTGCAGCGGGAGGAGGAAGCCGCCGCCTACGCCAGCAGCCATGGCAACCAGGCCCCGCCCCGCTCCCAGACCTCTCAGACTCCGCCCTCTCTTGCACCCTTCTCCAAGTTTGAGGAGAAGAAGACCAACGAGAAGACTCGCAAGGTCACCACGGTGAAGAAGTTCTTCAGTCCGTCGTCCCGCACGGCATCCAAGAAAG TGTTCTCTGAGAGGGCGAGAGTGGACAAGGCGCAGGGCAGGAGGGGCAGCCATGGTGAGGCTCTCCTGCGGGACCTGAGGGGCATTTTTACGCAGCCCTGGGAGATGGGCTCCCCCGCGGAAG AGAGTCACGAGGCAAAGTCACACAGTCCGTCGATTCCACGCCAGCTGAGTGTGGACTCGGACCGCGTGTCAAGGGAATTTGTGGAGTTTCTAAAGAACCTGCAGAAACCGGGACGTGAAATCCATAAACAGAGTCGTCTGTTCATAGAGGGCATGGCCACCAAGAAG GACCTTGGTGCTGACGAGCTCTCTGAGTGTGTGCAGGATTTCTACCAGAACATGTCCGATCGACTCCTGTCCCATTTTAAAG GATCTTCTGAGAAGGTGGAGCGGGTGATGGATCAAGTGGAGAAATACATCATGACTCGCCTCTATAAGAGTGTCTTCTGTCCTGAGACAACCGATGATGAGAAAAAGGACCTGGCTACGCAACACAGGATCCG GGCCTTACACTGGGTGACCATTCAGATGCTGTGTGTTCCTGTGGATGAGGAGATCCCAGAAGTGGCTGACAGCGTTGTGAAGGCCATCACAG ATGTCATCGAGATGGACTCCAGACGTGTACCCAGGGACAAGCTGGCCTGCATCACCAGCTGCAGCAAACACATCTTCAACGCAATCAGGGTGACTAAGGGGGAGCCGGCGTCTGCCGACGACTTCCTTCCCGCCCTAATCTTCATCGTGCTGAAGGCCAACCCTCCTCGTCTCTACTCCAACATCCAGTACATCACACGCTTCTGCACGCCGAGTCGTCTCATGGCCGGGGAGGACGGCTACTACTTCACCAACCTG TGCTGTGCAGTGGCGTTCATTGAGAAGCTGGACGCCCACTCCCTGAACCTGACTCCCGAAGACTTTGAGCGCTACATGTCTGGCCAGGTGTCCCCGCGAGGACAAGGGGAGGCGTGTCCCTGGCCCCATTCCGGCCCCGCCCTCTCCCAGCTCCACCGCAACCTGGAGCTGCTCTCGTCCCTGGAGACGCGGCAGCAGCAGGTGCTAGACGGTGCCCACAGCCTGCAGGCGGAGCTCTGCTCCTGGCAGGAGAGCGTGGGCCGCGAGGTGCAGGAGATCCTGGAGAAATACCCGCTGGAGATCAAACCTCGCACCTCTGCCATCGACGCCGACAACGTGGAGAGCGACCTGCTGCCCCCGCCCCTCCAGCCGCAGGTGTTTGCGGGGTAG
- the rabgef1 gene encoding rab5 GDP/GTP exchange factor isoform X2, producing the protein MMSQRSERRGIHVDQSELLCKKGCGYYGNAAWQGLCSKCWREEYQRARQRQIQEDWALAEKLQREEEAAAYASSHGNQAPPRSQTSQTPPSLAPFSKFEEKKTNEKTRKVTTVKKFFSPSSRTASKKESHEAKSHSPSIPRQLSVDSDRVSREFVEFLKNLQKPGREIHKQSRLFIEGMATKKDLGADELSECVQDFYQNMSDRLLSHFKGSSEKVERVMDQVEKYIMTRLYKSVFCPETTDDEKKDLATQHRIRALHWVTIQMLCVPVDEEIPEVADSVVKAITDVIEMDSRRVPRDKLACITSCSKHIFNAIRVTKGEPASADDFLPALIFIVLKANPPRLYSNIQYITRFCTPSRLMAGEDGYYFTNLCCAVAFIEKLDAHSLNLTPEDFERYMSGQVSPRGQGEACPWPHSGPALSQLHRNLELLSSLETRQQQVLDGAHSLQAELCSWQESVGREVQEILEKYPLEIKPRTSAIDADNVESDLLPPPLQPQVFAG; encoded by the exons ATGATGAGTCAGCGTTCTGAACGCCGAGGGATCCATGTGGACCAGTCGGAGCTGCTGTGTAAGAAAGGCTGTGGCTACTATGGCAATGCAGCCTGGCAGGGCTTGTGCTCGAAGTGCTGGCGGGAAGAATACCAGCGAGCGCGCCAGAGACAGATCCAGGAGGACTGGGCCCTGGCAGAGAA GCTGCAGCGGGAGGAGGAAGCCGCCGCCTACGCCAGCAGCCATGGCAACCAGGCCCCGCCCCGCTCCCAGACCTCTCAGACTCCGCCCTCTCTTGCACCCTTCTCCAAGTTTGAGGAGAAGAAGACCAACGAGAAGACTCGCAAGGTCACCACGGTGAAGAAGTTCTTCAGTCCGTCGTCCCGCACGGCATCCAAGAAAG AGAGTCACGAGGCAAAGTCACACAGTCCGTCGATTCCACGCCAGCTGAGTGTGGACTCGGACCGCGTGTCAAGGGAATTTGTGGAGTTTCTAAAGAACCTGCAGAAACCGGGACGTGAAATCCATAAACAGAGTCGTCTGTTCATAGAGGGCATGGCCACCAAGAAG GACCTTGGTGCTGACGAGCTCTCTGAGTGTGTGCAGGATTTCTACCAGAACATGTCCGATCGACTCCTGTCCCATTTTAAAG GATCTTCTGAGAAGGTGGAGCGGGTGATGGATCAAGTGGAGAAATACATCATGACTCGCCTCTATAAGAGTGTCTTCTGTCCTGAGACAACCGATGATGAGAAAAAGGACCTGGCTACGCAACACAGGATCCG GGCCTTACACTGGGTGACCATTCAGATGCTGTGTGTTCCTGTGGATGAGGAGATCCCAGAAGTGGCTGACAGCGTTGTGAAGGCCATCACAG ATGTCATCGAGATGGACTCCAGACGTGTACCCAGGGACAAGCTGGCCTGCATCACCAGCTGCAGCAAACACATCTTCAACGCAATCAGGGTGACTAAGGGGGAGCCGGCGTCTGCCGACGACTTCCTTCCCGCCCTAATCTTCATCGTGCTGAAGGCCAACCCTCCTCGTCTCTACTCCAACATCCAGTACATCACACGCTTCTGCACGCCGAGTCGTCTCATGGCCGGGGAGGACGGCTACTACTTCACCAACCTG TGCTGTGCAGTGGCGTTCATTGAGAAGCTGGACGCCCACTCCCTGAACCTGACTCCCGAAGACTTTGAGCGCTACATGTCTGGCCAGGTGTCCCCGCGAGGACAAGGGGAGGCGTGTCCCTGGCCCCATTCCGGCCCCGCCCTCTCCCAGCTCCACCGCAACCTGGAGCTGCTCTCGTCCCTGGAGACGCGGCAGCAGCAGGTGCTAGACGGTGCCCACAGCCTGCAGGCGGAGCTCTGCTCCTGGCAGGAGAGCGTGGGCCGCGAGGTGCAGGAGATCCTGGAGAAATACCCGCTGGAGATCAAACCTCGCACCTCTGCCATCGACGCCGACAACGTGGAGAGCGACCTGCTGCCCCCGCCCCTCCAGCCGCAGGTGTTTGCGGGGTAG